The proteins below come from a single Rhizobium sp. BT04 genomic window:
- a CDS encoding succinylglutamate desuccinylase/aspartoacylase family protein, which yields MDVSEIIIPGDTPGTEWRLPVLRFKGRDPKAPRTYIQAALHAGELPGTVLLHFLCERLRQAESEGGIAGDITIVPQANPIGAAQSHFGELQGRFDLGSRTNFNRDFPLISLVDRATLIEDLDDYPATDRLKRQLLHMALAADLVLDLHCDDESLQYAYIDEAFWPEAADLAAALDMEAVLLSDGESSAFEEAVGFAWKYQVPGERQSRLPGKLSVTVELRGKRDVDPVLAKKDADGLWRFLVTRGIVSGETAAVTFSGPAVPLDNVEIVRAPAGGTVLFHRNIGERIAEGDLLMTIITRPGQPGGIDLHAPQDGLILTRTSDRLVRRRGDLMKIACDSPSSVSRKAGALEN from the coding sequence ATGGACGTTTCAGAGATCATCATCCCGGGAGATACGCCGGGAACGGAGTGGCGGCTGCCGGTGCTGCGCTTTAAGGGCCGCGATCCGAAGGCGCCGAGAACCTATATCCAGGCGGCCCTGCATGCCGGTGAGCTGCCGGGAACGGTGCTCTTGCATTTCCTCTGCGAGCGGCTGCGGCAGGCAGAAAGTGAAGGCGGGATCGCCGGCGATATCACCATCGTGCCGCAGGCCAATCCGATCGGTGCGGCGCAATCGCATTTCGGCGAATTGCAGGGTCGTTTCGACCTGGGCTCACGCACCAATTTCAACCGCGATTTCCCGCTGATCTCCCTTGTCGATCGGGCGACACTGATCGAAGACCTCGACGATTATCCGGCTACCGACAGATTGAAGCGACAGCTGCTGCATATGGCGCTGGCCGCCGATCTCGTGCTCGACCTGCATTGCGACGATGAATCCCTGCAATATGCCTATATCGACGAGGCCTTCTGGCCGGAGGCCGCCGATCTTGCAGCCGCACTCGATATGGAGGCCGTGCTGCTTTCGGATGGCGAAAGCTCGGCCTTCGAGGAGGCTGTCGGTTTCGCATGGAAGTATCAGGTTCCGGGCGAACGCCAGTCCCGACTGCCCGGCAAACTTTCCGTCACCGTCGAGCTGCGCGGCAAGCGCGATGTCGATCCGGTCCTGGCGAAAAAGGATGCGGACGGGCTCTGGCGTTTCCTCGTGACTCGGGGGATCGTCAGCGGCGAGACGGCGGCGGTAACATTTTCCGGCCCGGCCGTGCCGCTCGACAATGTCGAGATTGTTCGCGCCCCCGCAGGCGGCACCGTGCTCTTCCATCGCAATATCGGCGAGAGGATTGCGGAAGGCGATCTTCTCATGACGATCATCACCCGGCCGGGGCAACCGGGCGGCATCGACTTGCATGCCCCACAGGACGGGTTGATCCTGACCCGAACATCGGACCGGCTGGTGCGGCGGCGCGGCGACCTGATGAAGATCGCCTGCGACAGCCCCAGCAGCGTCTCGCGCAAGGCCGGCGCACTGGAGAATTGA
- a CDS encoding 2'-5' RNA ligase family protein, which translates to MNQIPFDFGHGPNQPGRRSGGHRLFFALRPPATIEQQLAAIADDHGKTFSLSAKPRLSTLHVSVIGVGDYDELPEDAVFAARQAGATVEGAPIAISFDRIMSFRREDKARPLVLCGEGGLKPLTRLHVQLGVGMHNTGLPHNISRNFTPHMTLLYDRKAVPPTTLAGPVSWTAHEFLLIHSLLGKTEHRIVDRWPLLG; encoded by the coding sequence ATGAACCAGATTCCCTTCGACTTCGGCCATGGCCCAAACCAGCCTGGGCGGCGGAGCGGCGGACACCGGCTGTTCTTCGCACTCCGTCCTCCCGCGACCATTGAGCAGCAGCTGGCCGCGATCGCCGATGACCATGGCAAGACCTTCTCCCTTTCCGCAAAACCGCGGCTTTCGACGCTGCATGTGAGCGTTATCGGCGTCGGCGACTATGACGAGCTGCCGGAGGACGCGGTGTTTGCGGCGCGCCAGGCAGGCGCCACGGTGGAGGGCGCGCCGATCGCGATCAGTTTCGACAGGATCATGAGCTTTCGGCGGGAGGACAAGGCACGGCCGCTGGTACTTTGCGGTGAAGGCGGGCTGAAACCGCTTACGCGGCTGCATGTCCAATTGGGCGTCGGCATGCACAATACAGGATTACCACACAATATCAGCCGCAATTTCACGCCGCATATGACGCTGCTCTACGACCGCAAGGCCGTGCCGCCGACGACCCTCGCCGGGCCGGTTTCATGGACGGCGCATGAATTCCTGCTGATCCACAGCCTCCTCGGAAAAACCGAACACCGGATCGTCGATCGCTGGCCGCTGCTCGGCTGA
- a CDS encoding methylated-DNA--[protein]-cysteine S-methyltransferase: MSETTHHYLIFETAGGFCGIAWSDAGITRFQLPTKAAEAAERLLVRRLPDAEAGTPTPAVLETVAAVKRYFQGEETDFSGVEVDLAGQDAFFRDIYAAARRIGWGRTTTYGALAKELGVGLEAARDVGQAMAKNPVALIIPCHRVLAAGGKIGGFSAPGGSTSKARMLELEGVNLAPPPPAQQSLGF, encoded by the coding sequence GTGAGTGAGACAACGCACCACTATCTCATCTTCGAAACCGCAGGCGGTTTCTGCGGCATCGCCTGGAGCGACGCCGGCATCACCCGCTTCCAGCTACCGACCAAAGCAGCGGAAGCGGCCGAACGGCTCTTGGTGCGCCGCCTGCCGGATGCCGAAGCCGGCACTCCGACGCCTGCTGTGCTGGAGACGGTCGCTGCGGTGAAGCGCTACTTCCAGGGCGAGGAGACGGATTTTTCCGGCGTCGAAGTCGATCTTGCCGGCCAGGATGCCTTCTTCCGGGATATTTATGCGGCGGCAAGGCGTATCGGCTGGGGCCGCACCACCACTTACGGCGCGCTGGCCAAGGAGCTTGGCGTCGGGCTGGAAGCCGCTCGCGACGTCGGCCAGGCGATGGCGAAGAACCCGGTCGCATTGATCATCCCCTGCCACCGGGTGCTTGCCGCAGGCGGCAAGATCGGCGGCTTTTCCGCTCCCGGCGGCTCGACTTCGAAGGCCCGCATGCTGGAACTCGAAGGCGTCAACCTCGCACCGCCGCCGCCTGCCCAGCAGTCGCTGGGTTTTTAA
- a CDS encoding SDR family oxidoreductase has protein sequence MSDIKGKVIAITGASSGIGEAAAKVLAAAGAHIVIGARRTERLEELAGDIAAKGGTVRLRQLDVTDRSQVEAFAGFAKSEFGRLDVIVNNAGVMPLSPLEALKVDEWDRMVDVNIKGVLYGIAAALPIMKAQGSGQIINLSSIGGHSVSPTAAVYCATKFAVRAISDGLRQETDRIRVTVISPGTTTSELADTITDPTARDAMKAFRAITISPEAIANSILYAVSQPDDVDVSEIIIRPTASPH, from the coding sequence ATGTCTGATATCAAAGGAAAAGTCATTGCCATCACCGGAGCCAGCAGCGGCATCGGAGAGGCTGCGGCAAAGGTACTGGCTGCCGCAGGCGCCCATATCGTGATCGGCGCCCGCCGCACCGAGCGCCTGGAGGAACTCGCCGGCGACATCGCCGCAAAGGGCGGGACGGTGCGCCTGCGACAGCTTGACGTCACCGACCGTTCCCAGGTGGAAGCCTTCGCGGGCTTTGCCAAATCCGAATTCGGACGGCTGGATGTCATCGTCAACAATGCCGGGGTCATGCCGCTCTCGCCGCTCGAGGCCCTCAAGGTCGACGAGTGGGACCGGATGGTCGACGTCAATATCAAGGGCGTTCTCTACGGCATCGCAGCGGCGCTTCCGATCATGAAGGCGCAGGGATCGGGGCAGATCATCAACCTGTCTTCGATCGGCGGCCACAGCGTCTCGCCGACGGCGGCTGTCTATTGCGCGACGAAATTCGCGGTGCGGGCGATCTCGGACGGATTGCGGCAGGAGACCGATCGTATCCGCGTGACCGTCATCTCTCCCGGCACGACGACATCGGAACTGGCCGACACCATCACCGATCCGACGGCGCGGGACGCCATGAAGGCTTTCAGGGCGATCACGATCAGCCCCGAGGCCATCGCCAATTCGATCCTCTACGCCGTCAGCCAGCCTGATGACGTCGATGTCAGCGAGATCATCATCCGGCCGACAGCCAGCCCGCATTGA
- a CDS encoding oxidoreductase, with product MTIMSSPTPIWFITGASSGLGRALAEAVLARGWRAAMTARRPESLADLTAEHGDRALALALDVTDSNSVARAVHDAETHFGAIDVLVNNAGYGYLSAIEEGDDAEIRAQFETNVFGLIAVTKRVLPGMRRRQQGHIFNVSSLGGLVAFAATGYYHATKFAVEALSESLSHEIKPLGIDVTILEPGAFRTDWAGRSMVESSTIIEDYAETSGKRRQTTRSISGNQPGDPTRAATAIISAFEADAPPLRLLLGAPALKIARERLDALRANFDAWAETTLSADFPT from the coding sequence ATGACGATCATGTCTTCCCCAACACCCATCTGGTTCATCACCGGCGCATCGTCCGGCCTCGGCCGGGCGCTCGCCGAAGCCGTCCTGGCGCGTGGCTGGCGCGCCGCCATGACGGCGCGCAGACCCGAGAGCCTGGCAGATCTCACGGCAGAGCATGGCGACCGCGCGCTCGCCCTTGCACTCGATGTGACGGACAGCAACTCCGTCGCCCGCGCCGTTCATGATGCCGAAACCCATTTCGGCGCGATCGATGTCCTCGTCAACAATGCCGGCTACGGCTACCTCTCGGCGATCGAAGAGGGCGACGATGCGGAGATACGCGCTCAGTTCGAGACCAATGTCTTCGGATTGATCGCCGTCACCAAGCGGGTCCTGCCGGGCATGCGCCGACGCCAGCAAGGGCATATCTTCAACGTCTCCTCGCTCGGCGGGCTCGTCGCTTTTGCCGCAACCGGCTACTACCACGCCACCAAGTTCGCGGTCGAAGCCTTGTCGGAATCGCTTTCGCATGAGATCAAACCGCTCGGCATCGATGTGACAATCCTCGAACCCGGCGCCTTCCGCACGGACTGGGCCGGCCGGTCGATGGTCGAATCCAGCACGATCATCGAAGACTATGCCGAAACATCCGGCAAGCGACGCCAGACCACCCGCTCGATCTCCGGCAACCAGCCGGGCGATCCCACGCGCGCGGCCACCGCGATCATATCGGCTTTCGAAGCGGACGCGCCGCCGCTGCGCCTGCTGCTCGGCGCACCCGCCCTGAAGATCGCCCGCGAACGGCTCGATGCGCTGCGCGCAAACTTCGATGCCTGGGCGGAGACGACGCTCAGCGCCGATTTTCCCACCTGA
- a CDS encoding Atu4866 domain-containing protein — protein sequence MRRIFKSPLLQFFTAVTLAGAATDSSAADTVNDRETQQQQTSENTMQQHPYVGMWVTDDGRVRHELLPTGRYDEARGNRESAYRGRYEVTGSHIEYWDDTGFTADGDFVDGNTLHHGGMVLRRK from the coding sequence ATGCGAAGGATTTTCAAAAGCCCCCTCCTGCAGTTTTTCACGGCGGTCACCCTGGCTGGCGCGGCGACCGATTCGTCCGCCGCCGATACCGTGAACGACCGAGAAACTCAGCAGCAACAAACAAGCGAGAACACAATGCAGCAACATCCCTATGTCGGCATGTGGGTTACGGATGATGGCCGCGTCCGCCACGAACTTCTGCCCACTGGCCGCTACGACGAAGCCCGCGGCAACCGGGAAAGCGCCTACCGGGGACGCTACGAAGTCACCGGAAGCCACATCGAATATTGGGATGATACGGGCTTTACGGCCGACGGCGATTTCGTCGACGGTAACACCCTCCATCATGGCGGCATGGTGCTTCGGCGCAAATGA
- a CDS encoding LysR family transcriptional regulator has translation MVDDLEGISVFLAVAEARNFRLAGERLGVTRSAVSQALQRLEDRVGVALVRRTTRSVSLTEAGEVFFEAVRPSVRQVKDAMQTVREMQARPSGWLRITVSSIAENFLSGTLLAGFMEACPDIKLDITITDDEFDIVEAGFDAGVRLGEVIEQDMIAISVSEEQRQCAAASPAYLERRGHPHHPRELQDHSCIGWRPRPDTAPYRWEFTENDRDFDVSVDLAVTTNDMGMMIRMACAGAGITFGMVETFQPYIERGELMPLLEDFCPPFPGFYLYYPRRQRQPLKLRVLVDYVGRSRRR, from the coding sequence ATGGTCGACGATCTCGAAGGCATTTCAGTTTTTCTTGCTGTGGCGGAGGCGCGCAACTTCCGGCTCGCCGGCGAGCGGCTTGGCGTCACCCGCTCCGCCGTCAGCCAGGCCCTGCAACGCCTGGAAGATCGGGTCGGCGTCGCCCTGGTCCGGCGCACGACGCGCAGCGTCAGCCTGACCGAAGCCGGCGAAGTGTTCTTCGAGGCGGTTCGTCCATCGGTCCGCCAGGTCAAGGATGCGATGCAGACGGTGCGGGAAATGCAGGCGCGCCCAAGCGGCTGGCTCAGGATCACGGTTTCCTCGATCGCCGAGAACTTCCTCTCCGGCACCTTGCTGGCCGGCTTCATGGAAGCCTGCCCTGACATCAAACTCGATATCACCATCACCGATGACGAATTCGATATCGTCGAGGCCGGGTTCGACGCGGGTGTCCGGCTGGGCGAAGTGATCGAACAGGACATGATTGCGATTTCAGTCTCCGAAGAGCAGCGACAATGCGCGGCCGCATCCCCCGCCTATCTCGAGCGCCGCGGCCATCCCCACCATCCGCGCGAACTGCAGGACCACTCCTGCATCGGATGGCGGCCACGCCCGGATACGGCGCCCTATCGCTGGGAGTTCACTGAGAACGATCGCGACTTCGACGTCTCCGTCGATCTCGCCGTCACGACCAACGACATGGGCATGATGATCCGCATGGCCTGTGCCGGAGCAGGCATCACCTTCGGCATGGTGGAAACCTTCCAGCCCTATATCGAACGCGGCGAACTCATGCCGCTGCTGGAGGACTTTTGCCCGCCCTTCCCGGGCTTCTATCTCTACTATCCCAGGCGCCAGAGGCAGCCGCTGAAGCTGCGCGTATTGGTCGATTATGTCGGCAGGTCCCGTAGAAGGTAG
- a CDS encoding helix-turn-helix domain-containing protein, producing the protein MLDDAFPVPTRALVRQGGRACFYRLVNTSPLLIQVQSGTKIVMADDKALRLEAGAFGLLPDYRPLTMENIPKAPQKYQTLALPVPRRLFEDAYSRMGSIAVPSRPVPASTSELPEEAAALFDYCCQPGNLTRLPGAIAKARLIELITWFALCGAVLGQCQSPRLEDRLRQMIESDTAFDWTLGQAARAFNMSEATLRRKLAAENTGFSEILSDTRMNRALGLIQTTTLPMAQVALEVGYDSPSQFAARFKERFGVNPRHVRGGSEHFERIGTEVEQTGADMLQR; encoded by the coding sequence ATGCTCGACGACGCCTTTCCCGTTCCGACCAGGGCCTTGGTCCGCCAAGGTGGGCGCGCCTGTTTTTATCGTCTCGTCAATACGAGTCCCCTGTTGATCCAGGTGCAATCGGGAACGAAGATCGTCATGGCGGATGATAAGGCTTTGCGCCTCGAAGCGGGCGCCTTTGGCTTGCTGCCCGACTATCGCCCCCTGACGATGGAGAACATTCCCAAGGCGCCGCAGAAGTATCAGACCTTGGCGCTACCTGTTCCGCGACGGCTTTTCGAGGATGCCTATAGCAGGATGGGATCGATTGCCGTTCCGTCGAGACCGGTCCCGGCAAGCACTTCGGAGCTGCCGGAGGAAGCTGCGGCATTGTTTGACTATTGCTGTCAGCCCGGCAATCTGACGAGGCTTCCCGGCGCCATTGCCAAGGCTCGTTTGATCGAACTGATCACCTGGTTTGCGCTCTGCGGCGCGGTGCTCGGCCAATGCCAAAGCCCTCGGCTTGAGGACCGGCTGCGGCAGATGATCGAAAGCGATACCGCTTTCGATTGGACGCTGGGGCAGGCGGCGCGCGCGTTCAACATGAGCGAAGCGACGCTGAGGCGCAAACTCGCCGCCGAGAATACCGGCTTCAGTGAGATCCTCAGCGACACGCGGATGAACCGTGCCCTGGGGCTCATCCAGACGACGACACTGCCGATGGCGCAGGTTGCCCTTGAGGTCGGTTATGATTCACCGTCTCAATTTGCGGCGCGGTTCAAGGAGCGGTTTGGCGTCAATCCACGCCATGTGCGGGGCGGCTCCGAGCATTTTGAGCGGATCGGGACAGAAGTTGAGCAGACCGGGGCAGATATGCTCCAGCGCTGA
- a CDS encoding YbhB/YbcL family Raf kinase inhibitor-like protein, with the protein MRFITAALLAASVFGATAAQAEMKLTSKDLVAGKTMADAQVFNSFGCSGKNISPELTWSGAPEGTKSFAIMAYDPDAPTGSGWWHWSVFNIPADTAKIATGASGDKKLPAGTVEGHTDFGTSGYGGACPPAGDKPHHYQFTVYALSVDKLPLPDTAPAAMVGFYVRANTLDKASVEVTYGR; encoded by the coding sequence ATGCGTTTCATCACAGCAGCACTTCTCGCCGCGTCCGTCTTCGGCGCGACGGCCGCCCAGGCCGAAATGAAGCTTACCTCGAAGGATCTGGTCGCCGGCAAGACGATGGCCGATGCGCAGGTCTTCAACAGCTTTGGCTGCTCGGGCAAGAACATCTCGCCGGAACTGACCTGGTCGGGCGCTCCCGAGGGAACCAAGAGCTTCGCCATCATGGCTTACGATCCGGATGCGCCGACCGGCTCGGGCTGGTGGCATTGGTCCGTGTTCAACATTCCCGCCGATACCGCGAAGATCGCCACCGGCGCCAGCGGTGACAAAAAGCTTCCCGCCGGCACCGTCGAAGGTCACACGGACTTCGGTACGTCAGGCTACGGCGGCGCATGCCCGCCGGCCGGCGACAAGCCGCACCACTACCAGTTCACCGTCTACGCGCTCTCGGTCGACAAGCTCCCGCTTCCCGATACGGCGCCGGCCGCCATGGTGGGCTTCTATGTCAGGGCAAATACGCTCGACAAGGCCTCCGTCGAGGTCACCTACGGCCGCTGA
- a CDS encoding GNAT family N-acetyltransferase: MSNVEKIMIIELTSRDFEALLKGIAPLHLRLVEDSALAPPEILQMLSRLAADIGAEFSPAAWMIVEDGEIVGLCSIVRVPHDGNIHIGYGVAPSRQGLGCTTRAIGQLLQWARNDPRVALISAETGLENIASQRVLERNGFTRAGERIDAEDGPLICWEVATAG; encoded by the coding sequence ATGTCTAATGTCGAGAAGATTATGATCATCGAACTAACCAGTCGTGACTTCGAAGCGCTGCTGAAGGGCATCGCGCCCCTCCATCTGCGCCTTGTCGAAGACAGCGCCCTTGCGCCTCCCGAGATATTGCAGATGTTGAGCCGGCTCGCGGCTGACATCGGCGCCGAATTTTCGCCGGCGGCCTGGATGATCGTCGAGGATGGCGAGATCGTCGGCCTCTGCTCCATCGTTCGGGTCCCACATGATGGAAACATCCATATCGGCTATGGAGTTGCGCCGTCCCGCCAGGGTCTTGGATGCACGACCCGGGCGATAGGGCAATTGCTGCAGTGGGCGCGGAACGATCCTCGCGTGGCGCTGATCTCTGCAGAGACCGGGTTGGAGAACATCGCGTCACAGCGCGTCCTCGAGCGCAATGGATTCACCCGCGCCGGCGAGCGTATCGATGCCGAAGACGGTCCGTTGATTTGCTGGGAAGTAGCGACGGCCGGATAA
- a CDS encoding type II toxin-antitoxin system VapC family toxin, with amino-acid sequence MTRYLLDTNIISNVVKPQPSESLLAWMSTQRDEDLFISSLTVAEIHRGILEKPRGKKRDALDKWFSGREGPQALFAGRILSFDDKAGLIWARLMAEGKAAGKPRSGLDMIIAAVAAANECVVVTDNEKDFAGLQIVNPIHGAV; translated from the coding sequence GTGACGCGCTACCTCCTCGATACCAACATCATCAGCAATGTCGTCAAACCGCAGCCATCGGAATCGCTTCTTGCATGGATGTCGACGCAGCGCGACGAGGATTTGTTCATCTCCTCACTGACCGTTGCGGAGATCCATCGCGGAATTTTGGAGAAGCCACGCGGCAAGAAACGCGACGCGCTCGACAAATGGTTTTCCGGGCGTGAAGGACCGCAGGCGCTGTTTGCGGGCCGCATCCTGTCGTTCGACGACAAAGCGGGCCTGATCTGGGCACGGCTGATGGCGGAAGGGAAAGCGGCCGGCAAGCCGCGCAGCGGGCTCGACATGATCATCGCCGCTGTCGCCGCGGCGAACGAGTGCGTTGTTGTAACGGATAACGAAAAGGACTTTGCCGGACTCCAGATCGTCAATCCGATCCACGGAGCAGTCTGA
- a CDS encoding LysR family transcriptional regulator has protein sequence MIDWDDVRYFLAVARGGSVRAAAKRLGVNHSTVLRRIAQLEERLGAQMFERLPSGYRLTAAGEEVLELANQMEASSHQLETRVFGRDQSARGLLRVTLPPFLATHLLMPDLADFARLHPDIEMEILSTGEVANLTNREADVAIRIVADRKTLPLNLHGLKGPELFSGVYMSRDRLAAWRAGASDPIRWIVIDNHGLPVWAREGEVYTTGVPFRTPDAETQIVAVQQGIGMTKLPCFVGDSDPLLVRVPGTDLPMHGTLWLLTQGETRKTKRVRLFTEFVSRRLAAYAPLLAGLSISRD, from the coding sequence GCGGAGGCTCGGTGCGGGCTGCCGCCAAGCGCCTCGGGGTGAATCACTCGACCGTGCTGCGACGCATCGCTCAGCTCGAGGAACGCCTCGGGGCGCAGATGTTCGAAAGGCTGCCTTCGGGCTACCGCCTGACGGCTGCGGGCGAAGAGGTCCTCGAACTCGCGAACCAGATGGAAGCGTCGTCGCACCAGCTGGAGACGCGCGTCTTCGGTCGCGACCAGAGCGCGCGCGGGCTTTTGCGGGTGACGCTTCCACCGTTCCTCGCCACACACCTGCTGATGCCGGATCTCGCCGACTTCGCGCGTCTGCATCCGGACATCGAGATGGAAATCTTGTCGACCGGCGAGGTCGCGAATCTGACCAACCGAGAGGCCGACGTCGCGATCCGCATTGTCGCCGACCGCAAGACCCTGCCGCTCAATCTTCACGGCCTGAAGGGACCGGAGCTGTTCAGCGGCGTCTACATGTCTCGCGATCGACTAGCCGCGTGGCGTGCGGGCGCGTCTGATCCCATTCGGTGGATCGTCATAGACAATCATGGACTCCCGGTCTGGGCGCGCGAGGGAGAGGTTTACACCACGGGAGTTCCGTTCAGGACCCCGGACGCCGAGACGCAGATCGTTGCAGTACAGCAAGGGATCGGGATGACGAAACTGCCGTGCTTCGTCGGCGATTCCGACCCTCTATTGGTGAGGGTGCCGGGCACCGACCTGCCCATGCATGGGACGCTCTGGCTTCTCACACAGGGGGAGACACGCAAGACGAAGCGCGTGCGGCTCTTCACGGAGTTCGTATCCCGCAGGCTCGCGGCGTACGCTCCGCTTCTCGCGGGGCTATCTATATCGCGCGACTGA